aactgcttccctgctgaagccAATAGTCATTGGCAggccaattcatactcccagtctgtctctctctttacctagtggagcagggctctgaggaagtggagctccaggaaacattggctccacatggcttaacctgatgcactcaAGCCGAACTCTGGgtctcctgcatgaataaagatttgtattgctatcgccacgagcttggttcctggatcatctctcccgcctgcaaagctagcccggcacataGTGTGTTATGCTCAGCGCCCAAATGTTTCCGTTTTCTGCTCCCTTACAATTGTTCTCTTCTACCCACTCTGCTTactcctcttctccctttccttctggtCACCACTTTTATTTTACAgtctaaattttcatttttgttttatttcttcatgGTGTGTCAATGAAATCATGCAGGACTTAATTATCTTTCTTCATgaaacttatttcactaagtataatataTTTTTGGTTCATCATGTTGGAAGTggcaagatttttttctttaaaaaaaaaaaagtgacggggagtcaggcagtagtccatcaggttaagcacacatagcccaaagcacaaggaccagcggaaagatcccggttcaagcccctggctccccacctgcagggaagtcacttcacagatggtgaagcaggtcttcaggtgtctgtctttctctctccctctctgtctttcccttctctctccatttctctctgtcctatctgacagtgatgacatcaataactacaacaataaaacaataagggcaacaaaagggaataaataaataataataattttaaaagtgagtagggtttttttaaatcatctttatttatttcttggatagagacagccagaaatcaagaggtaaggaggtgatagagagggagacagagaaacacctgcaacatgtcttcaccacttgcaaagttttccccctgcaggtggggactgggggcttgagcccaggtctttgcacattgtaacatgtgtgctcaacctggtacatcaccacccagccctatgaGTAGTTTTCTTtgtataacactttttttttccttctcacctTGCATATGTCACATAGAATAGTACTTGGAAGGAACTAAATAGCTGCTAGATGTTAACATCAttaatataaaaaggaaatgatcaGAACAAAGGTGTGGAACTGTGTGAAAACTTGGTAGAGCTTacggaagctctcccatccttggatggaggactggaaagacaccccatttTTTAGCCTctctcctgatagagatgagccaagagggaaaagtctcccagactcagtttctccttgttagtatctcaagctcacagaaagcctacaggcctctcacacttagttctccctgctagcagcaggccaaatgactgcctgctttaaggttcattcaaagttcacatatccacttcaccttttgatcataaaggacaacacactctatcatacacccctaacaccagacagtgaaaagcccccaaaatcttatttccttgtgtcttttgatatctgtgatttacattaagctttgtttttcttttctctacctcaccttactggtttaacccctctgcttctctcaaatgcctttggataattaaactgtctgcatcatggagactaattgtcttgacctttatgtatcgcatctattcttgtcataccagccccctatcataggggcaagctgacgtttaagaaacctgtagtttctgacatatttgaaaaaatgttctttgtttaactctctatgtaaacctgtacccatctccaaataaatgagtgtttgtatcaGAATACTCCCTGagtcctcctttctgaatcatgcggtcccttcttcttcttctagtgtttgcccttcttccgtagccagtcaacagcgtcaggttgagcctgatgtaaagtttcaagacctcctttgaatctggagaggtggcagtcgttgactatgtgggtcatagtctgtctgtagccacaggggcagatgCGGTCCCTAATAGTCGGTGACAGACGATTAGAGACTTACCCCCGGCTGAATCCCGGGAGTGCCAGCACAAAGTTAATTAAATACTGGAAAGATTTACCTCTCTCTTCAGCCCTTAATACACACTCCTAGAATAATGCAGTGGCTTGAAGTGCATCACAGATGATCATCTGAGAATATGAGTGGAAGGAAACTTTTGGGCCCTGGCAAATTGGCAGTGttcttatgaaaaaaataaaataaaataaaccaacatTTGAAGTTATTGTCATGGACCTCTTGCACCAGAAAcacttggaggattttttttttcagactcctGGTTTAGTCACAGATTAAGAATGCAAAAAAGAACTCAGTTCTTTAGATGACCCTTATTCACAGCCAGAGCTAAGAATCACCATAGGTTTAGGGAAATTGAATTCTTTGACTTAGTACTTCATTTGTTTCCAACGTGCTATTCAGAATGATCTGTGGATCTTTGGGGAGTGGAGGAACACACACATACTCCCACTGAGATAAGTGAGCAGGGGGAAAGTACTTATTCAAATCAGAATGATGGTGAACTCTGCGTTGTGGGttgatgaaaatatttattttgcatcTGCTTTTATTATTCCTAAGATTTCTGGTTGAGCatctattgtattttttattttagtattcatttgtttgataggacagagagaaattgtagggaatggtagatagagacagagagaaagagagatacctgcagacttccttcacagcttataaagcttcccccacctgtaggatgggacccagggcttgagctTGAGCCCTTGCACATGCTAAAGTGTGTGCACAACCAATTGCACCACCCAGCCTTTTATCTTTAATAATTGGGTCATTGTGGAAAATATTCACAACTAGTGCAAAACTTCTGAGAATCTCacgtagtggtgtgtgtgtgtgtgtgtgtgtattgttaaATGAGAGACCTCTTATAAAGCAATGTGTGGACTGTATTTATTCATGTTTTTAAATGTCACAAATTCTTTTGGAACATCGATAAATCTTAGAGAATGTAACACAAGTTCAATCCTAATtagctttcactttcttttttttttttctcttttggcaGGGGTGGGAATCCAAGATATTAGCCAATGTTTATAAAAGAACTAATCAGTAACTTTATACTTGAGGAGAGAAGAACTGTTCTGGTACGGTATAGACTTTCCATTCAATTTGTGGTCCGGGCTGTGCTCCAAGAACAGGGTTTAATCCTTTTTGAAGAATCTCTTGGCTTCCACTCCTTCGTATACGTAAGTCTGAAAGGTATTATCAAACAGAAGAATTTCCCATTAAAATTCAAGACTAAGAAAAAGTACCAGcaagtttattttctttgaaatgaGTTGATAATATCCTTGTGTTTGGTTAGCAGCATTCTCCACAGAGACTCATTTTGATCTGTACTCCCTGATGATTTCAGAAACTCAGTATCAGTGTCCCGGATGTAGTTTCCTATTTTGGTCTCTGTGGCTGTAGCTACGATTGGGAGTTCACCACTCTGCTAGCTTCtccagatagagggaaagacagcatagCACCAAAGCCCCTTTCCCACCAGTTGGTGGGAGGCcaagcttgaccctgggtccagtaCATGAACGAAGACcacccttcccaggtgagctgtctcatcAGCCCATCCCCCAGCCCCTTTTCAATAAGTAGATCTGAAAAATTATACTTTCAACATCAGTAAAATGTATGGGGAAAGTTCCTCGTTAACTGATGACATGACTCAGTagccaaaaataaaaatgtcatgtACTCATTACTGTTTTTGGGAAATAacagtattatttattattattattactattatgttGCCTTCAGGGCTGTtgcagggactcagtgcctgcactactaatccactgatgctgtggcaatttttaaaaatttaatattattattattattattgatataacagagagaaagtgaggaggagaagataggaagagagaaagatagccacctgcagacctgcttcaccgcttgtgaagtgacttcacacacacacaagtgcaggtggggagcctgggactagaaccaggattgTTATGTGGGTCTTTAtgttttgtattatgtgcacttaatccagtgtgccaccacccagcctccaataATGGTCATCTTTACATAGCTCACCTGGACCATTTCATCACCTACAACTTCTCGGATAGCATTCAGTTCTTTTCCGTTGTCTACACGAGTGAATTTTCCAACAAGTTTATCTCCTTCAAGGTTCCAAGTcccctatattaaaaaaaaataatttggggaTTTTAGCCATTTACTCTATAAGGTAAATACAAAGTTTCCATCTTATAGGTGACCTAAAACTACAGAGTGAGTGCTAAACCTAGGCTTCTAGGCTCTGGCCCGTAATTCTTTCCAACTGCTGGATTTTTAAGGCAGATGAGTAAAACTCCTCTTAACATTagttgtttacacacacacacacacacacacacacacacacacacacacacacacacacacacactccccacctgcaggggagtcgcttcacaagcggtgaagcaggtctgcaggtgtctgtctttctctctccctctcatcgtcgcctcttctctccatttctctgtcctatccaacacaacaacatcaataacaacaataatgactacaacaataaaacaacaagggcaagaaaagtgaataagtaaatatttttttaaaatagggagttgggctgtagcgcagcgggttaagcgcacgtggcgcaaagcacaaggaccggcataaggatcccggttcgaaccccggctccccacctgcaggggagtcgcttcacaggcggtgaagcaggtatgcaggtgtctatctttctctccccctctctgtcttcccctcctctctccatttctctctgtcctatccaacaacgacaacaacaataataactataacaataaaacaacaagggcaacaaaagggaataaataaataaaataaatattaaaaaaatttaaaaatacacacacagagaatctAAATTTGGTTCAAACTATTTTCATGGAGAGGCTAAAAAGCCTGTGTTTCATTCCTGTGGtgcttttaatttactttttaattttatttatttttttattgctaaggcttggtgctgtcactatgaattcactgctcccagtggccatttttttccttttgtttaccccctctctttataatttttactagataggatagagagaaattgagagaggaaagggagatagagggagagaaagacacctgcagacctgcttcactgctcgtgaagtgtcccccgttgcaggtggggagtggggacttgaacctgggcccttagacTTGATAacgtgctcttaactgggtgtgccaccacctggcctcctgcaaCCCTGGAATTGTGGTCATTTCAAGATTgccataattgtttttttttaaaagtttgccaGCTTAAACTGTCAttgcaaaacagaaaaatagaaaaattctgAGGCCAAAAAGTTTTTAGAAAATCAGTTGAAAAATGATGACTTCCTAAAACTTTGAATCCTAAACATTCAACAGCATACTTCCTGTACCCTGTAGTGTAACAGAAGAGGATTTCATTTACCCATGCACTTACTCTTTGCTTTCTTCCATTTTAATACGTTTGCTAAATTCCTGTCATCCTTGAATTGCTTAGCACCAAAAGCTTCTGTTGCTGACAGCTATATAAAGTGAAAACTCtgagttttagattttttttttttttgcctccagggttatcactggggcttggtgcctacactacaaatccactgctcctggaggccatttgtacccccattttgttgttgttgctactgttgttgttgttggataggacagagagaaatggagagaggaggggaagacagagagggggagagaaagatagacacctgcagacctgcttcaccacttgtgaagctactcccctgcaggtggggagccaagggcttgaaccaggatccttgcactttgtactatgtgcacttaatccggtgcgccaccgcctgaccccctgggaTTTGGATtctacttaagtttttttttttttaattcacatttaATCTAGATTCTATAGAGACGTgtatgaaaacaaaaacatttaaatatcATGCCGGTATGGCAACATATAACATGAGTAAATTCAATTGGCTGCCTTACTAAATGAGAGAAACCTCCACTTATTAAGTCTCCCAGTGACAAAAAGCAGAGAGTTTTTAATAACACATAGAAAACAAATCAAGAGGGAGTtgcgcggtagcgcagcgggttaagcgcatatggcgcaaagcgcaaggaccggcataaggaacttggttcgagccccggctccccacctgcaggggagtcgcttcacaggcggtgaagcaggtctgcaggtgtctctctctctctcttcctatttgtctttccttcctctctccatctctctctgttgtatccaacaactacgacatcaataacaacaataaccacaaaaagggcaccaaaaggggataaataaatattaaaaaaagaaataaaaaaaaaacaaatcaagaATACattgcttattaaaaaaaaaaaaaacttacactgAGCTCTGTTCCATCCGCTAGGCTGTAGTTAAAATTGACACCAAGATTAAAAACTATTTCGATGGTTCGGAAAGCGCTTGATTCTTTGACTGTGAATTTATTTCCGTCTTGTGTAATTATCAGTTTCAAATTGTCATGAGCTGCAAGCTTCCTTTTCACTATGTTGATACctgtaagagggagagaggttgAAGAAAATAAAGTCAATTTAGCCTGAGATGCACATAGTTTCCCAAGTtctgctcattcattcattcattcattcctttctttattgTTAGATGAAATTCTAGTGGTATCAGATGACTCTTAAAGTATatccatataaataaatacaactttaatTCTATACATAcatcatgctttttaaaaacacccatttggggccaggtggtggcgtacctggttgagcacacaagttacaatgcgcaaggacccgggttcgagcacccagtcccacctgcagggcgaaagcttcacaagtggtgaaacaatgctgcaggtgtatctttctgtctctcaccctttctacccctcccttccctctcagtttctgactgtatccaataaataaataaagataatttttttaaaagttaaaaaacaccCCTTTGCATATACACCCTTACTTTTTGAGCTTCCTAATTTTTCTTGCTTTCGGTGGCATTTTTGACTGTTCCGTAAACAAGAAAATCAGCAAGCATTGGAGTCACTCATTATTACAAGACTGTACAAGTTCTGTGAGTTTTTATTTGGTATCCCTGAATTGTAGAACATACAggagcatgatttttttttgtttgtttttgttttgctttggagAAATAACACAAAATTGGGTttgagtgtttgtttgtttatttgtttgtttatttatttattttgcttcccggcttattgctggggctcagtgccagcactactaactGCCCTTGGTGGCcatccttttccattttattcaatagaacagagagaaattgagagaggagggagggggatacacacctgcaggcctgctttacctaccacttgtgaagtgtctgtctcctctgcaggtggggaggcgtgTCCctgcgcttagtactgtgtgtgctttaactggttgtgccaccgcctggcccccacaaaacttttgttttgttttgttttgttttgtatcttGGTCAGTGTTAAGGGCTACCTGAGTTTTGGCTTAGGTAATCAAGTCACTTAAATTAATCCTCATAGAAAATATGTAGAAATGAAACCTAAGTCTAATTCATTCAAAGCtgtgaatttatttttgttaaattcAAATTTATGAGGGAGAAAGTCAGCATATCACTTTGGCATATACCACATATGCGGTACTGGAGatggaactcagtacctcatgcatgcaagtcctgctctctaccactgagccacctaccCAGCTCGGCAGAGAGCTGTGAATTTtgatagaattctttttttttttttcctttccctccagggttattgccgggggttggtgcctgcactacaaatccactgatatcctagaggccatttttcacattgtggttgttatttgataggaaagagagaaatccagagaggaggggaagttagagagggggagagaaagacagacacctacacacctgcttcactgattgtgaagccacccccctgtaggtggggagccagaggcttgaaccgggatccttgcactggtccttgtgctttgtgccatgtgtgcttaacttgctgtgctactgtcggtcccaaattctttttaattattttatgtgaTCTTAGTTTTCTCATCCCTTAaaggttaatttttttaagtttggaaTTTGCTTTGTACTATTGTTTTTTGACTCTAACCTCACAAAAAgccaatttttttgatataaccACaagttaaaaatgaaagaaacatcttttttttGAAATGTGCATCTGTGGACAAcacccagtgatttttttttccccatttgtatGACAGTATATTCTTCCTAATGTAAAAAGTGAaagtagagctcacacattacagtgcacagggacctaagTTCTAGtcctcagcccctacctgcagggtagaagcttcccttgtggtgaagctggtctgtaaatgtttttctccccctctatccctgtcccctctcagtttgtctctgtctctccaaaagGTTGGGTTGTCAGAGAAGTTATGACATatctttctatgttttttttctgtgcaaaaatgcatcatgacctttctcataactaaataaataaataacataaacaaagaagtgaaaataatGGTTCTTCCTACTCTGAACCATCATAGTCTGGAATCTCATTATTAAAATAGGCACCATTCTCTCATCCCAGGGATTTAGAAGTagttagggggaaaaaatgcttACAAGAAACCAGAGAATGTGATTCTAAAGAAATGAGCTCTTACCCATTTTTTCCATGAACTTGTCATAGTTGTCACTCCGGTCCACCTTCCAACTCCCGGTCAGTGCCATGGTCTTCAGTTGAGTCAGCCTCTAGGCAGTCTGAGACGAAGGAGACTTCGGGAGAGAATTTATTCTCACTGTTATCATAGCATCAGCTTTATTTTATGATGTGGAAGTTTAAAGTTCAGGAGGTCAGAGCAAGCTACACAGTGTAACCAGTCAAGTTTCTCTTCCTGTAGTTAGTTCTTAGATCCTCATCTGTATTTCAACTAAATCAAAATAAGACAAGCATACCTGCTCTGTTTTAAACTACAACTTTGGGGCACATTTATTTCAAGAATTCGAAAGTCTTTTACTTGAAGATAGTTTTGCTGCCTTGAAGGTCAAAGTACACAGTGTACTGGAGGTAATACCACACAGAAGTTAGATCACATCCCATCCAGCAGTGAGACTATCTATGgccttgccctttttttttttttttacagtagcaATTACCTTGTAAAGTAAGACTTTGTGAACAATGTACACCTGAAAAAGTTAACATATTATGACCAAACCTTTTTTCTAAAATATCTTCTGACATGTCCTTTTGCACTTGTGTTTTTCAGTTGCCAGGAATTTGGAGAAAGCTCTTAGCACTTCACATGGTACAGTGCATAACACATAGcaaacaacatggcagatgtgactgcgtctgcacaatttcccagcatctccccctttccttttatctaatggccagggcaacagtctgcaaagtctatgaactactcagggtcagtctatgaaaaaccagcaacgtgaagggaaggaagctgctgtataattgtctaaagtgtccaaagggtataccagcaagtccgatagaagtctcagtccaaagtaggtgactagggggagaaatggcaggggatgaaacgctgcatgaggaaggtcagctgctaggattctgcttctctgtagagagtgagctggaaccgccaaaagcaggaaaggcagacaggcagtaaaaaagttctgtccttggagtctgtgaatcaggttcttcagatggtgtcaggtgacatctagggtttgggggggggggggtgtgccactgtagttgtgccatctagtgggtgatgtcagggtgtgcaggggtccagatgtttttttccgggattcctgtggaagaaacacagtctgcttctcgtggttagcagggcatctgatttgaattttttatagaaaaagaggtttggtgccttagcaactcagtattgggggatgtatctttcctatttatttatttattattattattattattattattattatttgtcatgataatcagccattatctggaaggtcctgggtggttcatggggaaaaagaacttatctttaacaaagactctaaggtgtagggaaatgggaacttatctttttttttttagtatttatttatttatttattgccttttgtctctatccaataaataaaagataatgatttaaaaaaggaataaaaatctgTGACCCAGGTGAGAAATGGGGAGGAAGAGACTCAAATggcctcttttttattatttttttaaatctttttataagagtgtatgtacataaacaccattcccaccaccaaaagactgtgtcccatcccacccacccaccccaaaccccatcaccccgggaagccgaatatccaccctcaccctcaccccagggtttttacttgggCTTCTTAACCCCAGTTCACCCAACAGTTCCTCCCAAACATCTTTTGCCTCCTGGCCTAAGTTTCTCAGGAAGAGAATAGGGCCAGATGGAGGCAGAGAACATTTGAGGTCATGCAGACCTACTAACAGCTGGAAAACTCTACACTTTCACCTTTCCATTTGTCAGTGCCAGGGACCTCTTTAAAGTCACCCAGTAATCCTTTTTCTCTATATAGAGTGGCTTGGGGCGGGGGGTGATTTCTTTTAAGTGGCTGTGTGAAATTTGTgacatcaacttttttttttaactccagggttatccctggagcttggtgccagcactacaaatccactgctcctggaggccatttttttctattttattggataggacagaaagaaattaaaagggggggggaggcgtGGGGGTGAAGATAGACctctgcaggcctacttcactggctgtaaagcgacccctctgcaggtggggaactgggggctcgaaccaggatccatatgccagtcctcgcgcttcgtgccatgtgtacttaacccagtatgccactgcccgaccccaccccaccccacaccacaccacacacacttttCTTCTTCTGGCACCCCAAATCTAGAGCTCTCCAATTCTTTCCACATACCTGGATTCCATCTATAAAAAGTTACACAGAATTTATGGGTGGGTTTCCCTGCTAGCCTGTTCTACCAATGGTTAGGTTGAACTAAGCAGATAAGGACATGGCCAGGGCTTAATTTCCCATTTACGCATTCTGGTAGCAGTGGAAGTCCTGCATCTTGTGGGGCAGGCAGTGTGGGTGTGcccgtgtctgtgggggggggggtgttgtggtgtgtgtgcatgtgcgcgtgtgcgtgtgcgcgtgcgcgtgtgcgtgtgtgcgtgtgcgtgtgcgcgtgtgcgtgtgagtgcgtgtgcgcgtgcgtgtgcgtgtgagtgcgtgtgttacTATGGAATGAGCAATAGTGTCTGAACTCTGCTGAGCCTTTGTTATTCTCTCTTGTTTGATGTTCCTACTGATACTTAGCCCATTCCTCCAGGGTAAGCTCACCTGACTTGCAGAGTATCTACTTGTATTTCAGTCTCAAATACCTTGCAGTTAGTTACCTGTGCCCTGGATATGAATGTGTTCTGTCACTTCAGCTCCCAGGTAGATCACGGACCACTTTAAGAAACCTGCCCTCAATTGGAAGGAGCCAGATAAGCCTACTTCTCCCCAGTGTCTAAAGGTCTCAGTATAATACACAGCAGATAAACACAGCTGACTTGTGATAACTAGGGGAGGCAGGTGTATCTTCAGGAAGTCCAGTGCAAGCAATAcagtggggttgaacctgggccttcggaatctcaagcttgagagtacctttgcataaccattatgttatctatccccccaccccagtgtgaATGTTCCAGGTGTGAGAATTTATCCATCAACCTTCTGTTTCCCTTTAAGTTTACCACTGAAAGAAGTCTAGCTCTGTTCTTTGCCATATAATGACCCACTTCACCTGGCTTACTTCCCTCCCCCTTCTAATCTTAAGACTAACTTGGTCTGATAGTCTAAAATGGATTATTTTATTTAgtccacatatatatacatatatatgaaatcatacagtgtttgttttgtctttttctacCTTATTTCATTTAAGATTGCGCCTTCTAGGCTCATCCATGTGCAAATGAcaatttcctctctctgtctagcTGCCTAGTGTTCTGTGCACATACCCACACCGTCTTTATCCACACAATAGCCCCTGTCAGTGTGTCCTTAGCAACAACCTAACAACCTGAATTGTTTCTAACTCTTAGCTGAAGGCACAGATATACCTTCCATGTATTTTTTGGCAGATACACAGAAGTGGGATAACTGGATCATGGGgaatttcttacttcttttttttttttgcttccagggttaccgctgaagggcagtaccagcactacaaatccactgctcctggtggatttttttattgggtaggacagagagaaattgagagaggtgggggagatagagagggagagagaaagatagacactcgtaCATCTGCTTcgtccgcttgtgaagcggcccccctgcaggtgggagtaacGGGGCCCAAACCCGGATCTTTGCCCGGGTTTTTTGAGCTTCACATGATGTatatttaactgggtgcatcaccacctggccccttatcattttttagttttttttctaaaatgccaGTGAAAATCACCTTTTCTGAAAGCACCAAGATtagtatatatctttaaaaaaatctttattttatttattcccttttgttgtagttattattgatgtcattgttgttggataggagaaaagagaagaagacagacacttgcagacctgcttcactgcctgtgaagagacttccctgcaggtgaggagccgggggctcaaaccaggattcttacatgggtccttgtgctttgcgccacgtgcgcttaacctgctgagctaacgCCAAACTcccacccctccctttttttaattagagcactgcttagctctggttattagtggtaccagggattgaacctaggacctgttTCGTGGTGTTGGTGGTGTTTCCAGGGCTTCATTCGTCtaaactaccttttttttttacacagaaagaggtagagagggaaagacaccctaTCTCCAAAAtatcctccagtatggtggggtcCAGATTCGAACCTGCGTTGTGTGCCA
The DNA window shown above is from Erinaceus europaeus chromosome 2, mEriEur2.1, whole genome shotgun sequence and carries:
- the FABP2 gene encoding fatty acid-binding protein, intestinal, which codes for MALTGSWKVDRSDNYDKFMEKMGINIVKRKLAAHDNLKLIITQDGNKFTVKESSAFRTIEIVFNLGVNFNYSLADGTELSGTWNLEGDKLVGKFTRVDNGKELNAIREVVGDEMVQTYVYEGVEAKRFFKKD